The Stieleria maiorica genome includes the window GGCGGCATCGGACCGCCGGAGGAGAGGTTCGTGTCTGGTCGGGGACCGTACAGATGGATGTGAAATGAATCAGTGGGCATCACAGTGGGAGCGTGTGGGATGGTGATCTGGGTGGATGCCGATGCAGCGCCGCGAGAGGTGAAGGAGGTCGTTTTTCGCGCGGCCGATCGATTGGGGATCGAAACCGTCTTGGTTGCCAACACGGCCCAGTCGATTCCCAAGTCGGCGGTCACCGTGCGGTCGGTGGTCGTCCGCCAGGGGGCCAACGTCGCCGACCAGTACATCGTTGTCCATAGCCAAGTCGGGGATCTGGCGATCACCGCAGATATCCCCTTGGCGGCCCAATTGGTCGACAAGCAGGTCGCGGTGATCGACCCGCGCGGCGATGAATACAACCCATCCAATATCGCCTCTCGCCTGTCGATGCGGGATTTTTTGGACCAGCTGCGCGGGACCGGTGCGGCGACCGGCGGTGCGGCGCCCTACGGTGCGAAAGACAAAAAAGCCTTCGCGGCCGCGTTCGATCGCTTGCTGACAAAACTGGCGCGACCCCAAGCGTAAGGATCGGATCGCCAACGCGGGGTAGGCCTTCGTCCAATACCGCATCAGTGAAGCGGTGTTTCCTCCCGTTAGGGCCCGTAGGCTCGCGCCAAACGGCTGGTCATGGTTTGAGATCAGCCGGATCGCGCCAGCGTCCGGGCCTGGCCCCTTTTTGCAGCCCCCTCCCGCGTCGGCCGGTCGTCCAGCTTCGATAACCTGCAAAGTCGCCTGGATTCAACATAACGGGTCGTCCTGAACGCTGATCTCGGTGGATTGGCCG containing:
- a CDS encoding YaiI/YqxD family protein, which produces MVIWVDADAAPREVKEVVFRAADRLGIETVLVANTAQSIPKSAVTVRSVVVRQGANVADQYIVVHSQVGDLAITADIPLAAQLVDKQVAVIDPRGDEYNPSNIASRLSMRDFLDQLRGTGAATGGAAPYGAKDKKAFAAAFDRLLTKLARPQA